The following coding sequences lie in one Streptomyces sp. NBC_00510 genomic window:
- a CDS encoding SDR family oxidoreductase, with the protein MTAIAGSTVLVTGGSRGIGRALVESLYDRGAKKVYATARDPRTITHPGAVSLALEVTDPASVAAAAEQAQDVTILVNNAGGSIGASFLASPVDDVRREFETNFYGPLAMTRAFVPVIEANGGGHLLNVHSVLSWIALAGSYSASKAALWSQTNSLRLELQPRGINVTGLHVGYVDTDLAAHVASPKSSPHRVAEQALDGIESDAYEVLADERSRQVKAGLAADLAALYPQLAA; encoded by the coding sequence ATGACTGCGATCGCAGGTTCGACCGTCCTCGTCACCGGAGGCAGCCGGGGCATCGGCAGGGCCCTGGTCGAGTCCTTGTACGACCGAGGGGCGAAGAAGGTGTACGCGACCGCCCGTGATCCCCGGACCATCACCCATCCGGGCGCGGTCTCGCTGGCCCTGGAAGTCACCGACCCGGCCTCGGTGGCCGCCGCTGCGGAACAGGCACAGGACGTCACCATCCTGGTCAACAACGCCGGTGGGTCCATCGGGGCCTCGTTCCTGGCCTCCCCGGTGGACGACGTCCGCCGCGAGTTCGAGACCAACTTCTACGGCCCCCTGGCGATGACCCGGGCCTTCGTCCCGGTCATCGAGGCCAACGGCGGCGGCCACCTGCTCAACGTGCACTCGGTCCTGTCCTGGATCGCTCTGGCCGGTTCCTACAGCGCGTCAAAGGCCGCTCTCTGGTCTCAGACCAACTCGCTGCGGCTGGAGTTGCAGCCGCGCGGCATCAACGTCACCGGGCTGCACGTCGGGTACGTGGACACCGACCTGGCGGCGCACGTCGCCTCCCCGAAGTCTTCCCCGCACAGGGTTGCGGAGCAGGCCCTGGACGGCATCGAATCCGACGCCTACGAAGTGCTGGCCGACGAGCGCTCCCGTCAGGTCAAGGCAGGCCTGGCAGCGGATCTTGCCGCCCTGTACCCCCAGCTGGCGGCTTGA
- a CDS encoding DJ-1/PfpI family protein — protein MQVAVVTFDGFNELDSFIASALINRCRKDGLEAFITTPTPVVASMNGVEVTGQRPMEFVREADVVLIGSGVKARDVVADDRLISMLQLDPSRQLIGSQCSGALVMARLGLLGSMPACTDIKSRPFVEAAGVTVLDASFHAEGNIATAGGCLASQYLAAWVISRTLGDDAVRDVLGYVAPVGESQETVERALRAVHAGKAALR, from the coding sequence ATGCAGGTAGCAGTCGTCACCTTCGACGGGTTCAACGAGCTCGACAGTTTCATCGCTTCCGCACTGATCAACCGGTGCCGCAAAGACGGCCTGGAAGCCTTCATCACGACGCCGACGCCGGTGGTCGCGTCGATGAACGGCGTCGAGGTGACCGGGCAGCGCCCGATGGAGTTCGTGCGCGAGGCCGACGTCGTGCTGATCGGTAGCGGGGTCAAGGCACGCGACGTGGTCGCCGATGACCGGCTGATCTCCATGTTGCAACTCGACCCTTCGCGACAGCTGATCGGTTCCCAGTGCTCCGGTGCGCTGGTAATGGCGCGCCTCGGGCTGCTCGGCAGCATGCCGGCGTGCACGGACATCAAGAGCAGGCCTTTCGTCGAAGCCGCGGGCGTCACCGTGCTGGACGCGTCGTTCCACGCCGAGGGGAACATCGCCACCGCGGGAGGCTGCCTGGCATCCCAGTACCTCGCCGCATGGGTCATCAGCCGAACGCTCGGGGACGATGCCGTCCGCGATGTCCTCGGATACGTGGCTCCGGTGGGGGAGAGCCAGGAGACCGTCGAGCGCGCCCTGCGCGCCGTCCACGCGGGCAAGGCCGCCCTGCGCTGA